GTGACCACCACCGTGGTGTCGAACAGTAATTTTACCCTGGTTGTTACGGCCAGCTTTGCGTTTGATTGGTTTTAATAAAGATTTTTCAGGTTTATTAGTAGTAATCTCAGCAAAGTCAGATGACGTCATGTTACGACGACCATTTGAGGTTGGCTTATACTTTTTAATCGCCATTTGTTTTCCCTCCTTCTTAAATGTTACTATATATAATTAGATTTCGAATAATTCGATTTCTTTAGAATCAGCAGTTAATTTAACAATCGCTTTACGACGTTTGTTAGTGTATCCACCGAATTTACCAACGCGTTTGAACTTACCTTTGTAGTTCATAACGTTTACTTTCTCAACTTTAACGCCGAAAATTTCTTCAACAGCGTCTTTAACTTGAGTTTTGTTAGCGCGAGTGTCTACTTCGAAAGTATACTTTTTCTCTGCCATAATTTCTGAAGAACGCTCAGTAATGACTGGACGTTTTAAAATATCACGTGCTTCCATTATCCAAGCACCTCCTCAACTTTTTTCACAGCATCTTGAGTGAATACAACTTTATCGTGACCTAAAAGATCAAGAACGTTGATTCCAGAAGCTGTTAACACTGTAACACCTGGGATGTTACGGGCAGATAAAATAGCGTTTTCGTTAACTTCAGCAGTTACGAATAATGCTTTTTTGTTGATTTCTAATGCAGCTAATACTGATTTGAAATCTTTTGTTTTTGGTGCATTGAAAGTTAATGCATCAAGAACTACTACGTTTTGTTCTAACACTTTAGCTGATAAAGCTGATTTAAGAGCTAAACGACGAACTTTTTTAGGTAGTTTGTAAGCGTAGCTACGTTGAGTAGGACCGAATACAACACCACCGCCACGCCATTGTGGAGAGCGGATAGAACCTTGACGAGCACGACCAGTTCCTTTTTGACGCCATGGCTTACGACCACCACCAGCAACTTCAGAACGGTTTTTAACTTTGTGATTACCTTGACGTAGAGAAGCACGTTGAGCAACTACTGCGTCGAATAATACTGCTTCATTTGGCTCGATTCCGAAAATCGCATCGTTTAATTCGATTTCGCCTACTGAAGCACCTGTTTGACTAAGTACAGATACTTTTGTCATTCCTGTTTCCTCCTTTCTTGAGAGAATTATTTAGATTTAATAGCAGTCTTAACTGTTACTAACGCTTTTTTAGAACCAGGAACATTACCTTTAACTAATAATAGGTTACGTTCAACATCAACCTTAACGATTTCAAGGTTTTGGATTGTTTTAACGACAGCACCCATTTGACCAGGTAATTTCTTTTGTTTGAATACGCGGTTCGGAGCAACTGGACCCATTGAACCAGGACGACGGTGGTAACGAGAACCGTGAGACATAGGTCCGCGAGATTGGCCATGGCGTTTAATTACACCTTGGAAACCTTTACCTTTAGTAACACCAGTTACATCAATTACATCGCCTTCTGCGAAAATTTCTACGTTGACTTCTTGACCAACTTCGTAAGCCGTAGTATCTAAATTACGGAACTCACGGATGAAGCGCTTAGGAGCCGTGTTTGCTTTTGCTACGTGTCCTTGTTCTGGTTTGTTAGAAAGCTTAATACGCTTGTCTTCAAAACCAACTTGGATTGCTTCGTAGCCGTCTGTTTCAACAGTTTTCTTTTGTAAAACTACGTTTGGCGTAGCTTCGATTACTGTTACTGGGATAAGATCTCCGTTTTCAGCGAAAACTTGAGTCATACCAATTTTTCTACCTAAGATTCCTTTAGTCATTTGTCACACCTCCTGTAAATTTTTAAAAAGTTTATATTGTGTTTTTACCATTAAAGTTTGATTTCGATATCAACGCCAGATGGTAAATCAAGCTTCATTAACGCATCAACAGTTTGTGGTGTCGGGTTAACGATGTCGATAAGACGTTTGTGTGTGCGCATTTCAAATTGCTCACGAGAATCTTTGTACTTATGAACCGCACGTAAGATTGTATAAACAGATCTTTCAGTAGGTAGTGGAATCGGACCCGATACACCAGCACCTGAACGTTTCGCAGTTTCAACGATTTTCTCAGCAGATTGATCAAGGATACGATGATCATACGCTTTTAAACGAATACGAATTTTTTGTTTTGCCATTACTTTCCCTCCTTCTCGCCTATTTTCTAGACATTCTCCACGAAAATTTCTCCGTCACACCGCCATGGCAAAGCGGCCGGGTGTGTCGGCAACCTCTCGCTTCTTAGCAGTCAAAGACCAACATTGAACATTATACACAGTAAAAAAGAAATTCGCAAGTGTTTTAGCAAAATTCTTTATTTGATAATGTTTAATTCTTTATATTCTATATCATTCGCTCTTTTGAGCCGTTACCTAGTATATAAGAGTATTCGTCTGAAAGCAACTGAAAAGAAATCGAAATCCATTAGATAAAATATTCTGAAAACACCATGCTTTCTCGTTTCTAGACCTACAAAAAATCGTCACCCTCTTTTCATAAAGGGTGACGACATTATTATAGGAAGAAAACCACTGCAAGCCATCCAAAAATGATTTGTGGTATGTTATAAAAGATGAAGGTTGGTACGCACGTATCCCAAATGTGATTGTGCTGCCCATCAACATTTAAACCAGCTGTTGGCCCAAGTGTCGAGTCTGATGCTGGTGAACCGGCATCCCCAAGTACACCCGCTGTACCGATTAAACAAATAATCGCAAGTTCACTTAAACCTAGCTCTATTGCAATAGGAACAAAGATTGCTGCGATAATTGGAATCGTTGCAAATGAAGAACCGATTCCCATTGTTACGATTAACCCAACTACTAGCATAACAAATACAGCAATACTCACATTACCACCAAAGATATCCATCGCCCCTGCAACTAGAGGTTCAACATCACCAGTTGCATTAATAACTGCTGAGAATCCATTTGCTGAAATCATTACGAAGCCAACGAACGCCATCATACGCATTCCATCTGAAAGCACGTTATCTGCTTCTTTCACTTTTAAGGCACCCGTTACATATAAAATGATAATCCCAGCAAGCGAACCCATAATCATCGAATCCGTTGGAATTTGAACTGCTAGCGATGCTACTAATGCTATTGCAGCAAATACTAAGTTACGTGTTTTTACTTCTTTATCTAATGCAGTTGATGCGTCCATTTCGATATCTTGATAGATACGTGGTTTACGGTACGCTATAAATGCTCCTATAAGCCCTACAGCCATCCCTAAGGCCACAATCGCCATTGCCTTAGGAACATCACCCATCGTCACCTCAAGACCTGCTAGCCCCATTTGTGTAACGATAATGTCCTGATAAATCAAACCGAAGCCCGCTGGAATAAACATATACGGCATAATTAAACCAAACGTTAAAATCGCTACGATTAAACGACGATCAATTTGCAGCATATTCATTAACTTAATCATCGGCGGAACGATTAAAGGAATAAACGCAATATGCACAGGAATTAAATTTTGTGACATAATCGCCATCGCAAGTAGTGTCACAAAGATTAATGCTTTGGCAGCACCCTTTCTTTGTGAATCGCCTTCATGTTGTACTAACTTTAAAATTGCCTTTACCAATACTTCCGGTACGCCTGTACGTGAAATCGCCAATGCGAATCCACCAAGTAACGCGTAGCTAAGTGCAATCGTTGCACCGCCTCCTAAACCGTCCGTAAATGCCTTAATTGTTTCTGTAATATTTAAACCACCAGTAAGACCACCGACAATGGCTCCTACTGTTAATGATAAAACAACATTGATACGCAGTAAGCTCAAAATAAGCATGACCCCGACCGCTACTAAAACAGCATTCATATTATACACACTTCACTTTCGTCTGCTAAATTACTAATGTGTTAAAGTTACAAGAAAAACTGTTTATCGTCAATAATTTTACACAGAAAAAAACCGTCAATTCAGCAATAATTGACGGTTTTGAGATATTATAAAGCTTGTTTAATTATTTTTTTGTAATAATTTATTGTTAGTATGGCAAATACAACGTACATCGCAATATATAAAGACATTGTAATGACTAAAGGTGTCACGAGTTCTGTACCAAACATAAACCACCCTGATTTGACTGCAAAATAGCTGTGTAACAAGCCAATTAGTAAGGGTACACCAAAGTTAAAGAGCTGCTTTAACATAATGCCACGTAAAACTTCCTGCTCCGTAAAGCCAATTTTACGAAGAATCGTATAGGAAGCTGCTTCCTCATCCGCCTCTGACATTTGTTTAAAGTATAAAATGCTCCCGGTTGCGAGTAAGAAGGCTAGTCCTAAAAAGGCTGTGACAAAAATCGTTGTCCCAAATAGATTCAAGTTATCTTGTTTCACCGCTTCTTGAGAACTTAACTTTGAACCTTCTTTTAACAAATTCGCATTTGTTGTTTTATACAAATTCTCAATTTGCTGTTGGTGTGCATTCATCTGTGTTTCATCGATTTGAATGGCAGTTTGCACTATATATGGTACGCGCACATTTGCTGCTGTATTTGCTACTTTAATTTGCTCAAACACCGCATCATTCACTACAAATACAGGGGAACTCGATGTTAAACGCCACGATAAAATCGCATCTTCATGTACCGCTTTAATCACTTTTTGAGACTGCTCCCCCGCAATAAAAACCTTCATTTGCTTGCCTGGATCAATCGCTGCAAATTTTGCGCTAAAGCCGTTATATGAAGTTACTACAATTTCATCATTTTTCAGTACTAACTCTGGATAGAAACGTGTGTAATCCGCTAGTGACACAACATATGAAGTAGAAATCGTTTGTCCATTCATCGTCTCCACGAGGTAGTCTGGTAAAAAATCTGCATTATCGATTTCAATTTGCTCTAAATGAATTGCCTCTGTTTGATAAGAAATCCCTTGTTCATCTAATGCACCTAAGAAAGCTGTTTCATTGCCATTGACCGCAATATAATCCCCCGGTACTTCCTGTTCTGCTGTTGCCTGTGATGAATAATAGCTAATGTAAGATAACGTGGTAATCGCTAATGAAAAAGCCGTCATCACGGTAATAAGTGTTAATGATTTCGAGTTGCTCTTCATACGGTGCATAATCGGTGTAAGCGCCAAGACATCGCCTAATGATAAATGGCCTTGTTTACGTGATCGGAAAATATTCAGCACAAATGCTACTGAAAAACGGAATACTAAAAACGTACCGCCAATCGTTGTTGCTAAAATAAGTAGCATATTCGTAAATAAGTCGCCACCCGACTCGGCTGAAAATAAAATCGTGCTCTTGTAATAGCCATATGCGATTAACGCGAGACCGATTACGCCCATTACCATATTTAACAAACTAAAACGCTTCACCTTTTCGTCTGTTTGCTTCGATTGATTAAAGAGTGCAAGTAATGTTGTACGATGCACCATCCACGCCATTTGAATTAAAATAATGACAAGTAAAAGTCCAAACATCAGCGCTGTACTCACTACAGCCTCTGAACGGAATGTCATTTTTACAACCGCTTCAAAATTTAAGACTTTCAATAAAATCATCGCAAACAATCGTGAGCTCAGTAAGCCAATACCCATTCCAATTACTACAGAACCAGCAAAAATCACAATGTTTTCTAACACGATCAATCGAATGACTAACCCTTTCGTCATCCCAATAAGCTGATACAACCCAATTTCTTTACTACGACGACGGATGAATAAGTGATTCGCATACAAGACGAATACTAAAACAATCGCATACAGCATATATGTCGCTGCCCCAAAACCCGCTGAAGCCGATCCACTTCTTGTCGTTGCTTCAATAACAGAAGGATTGTACTGCAATGTCTCAAATGAAAAATACAGCGTTACACTAAAAATCAGTGCAAAGAAATATAAATAGTAATGCCTAATATTTTTCAGCATACTTTTGAAAACAAGCTGACTAAGCTTCACTTTGCTCACCGCCTAAAACACTTTGCGTACTTAAAATTTGTTGGAAAAACTCCGTGCGTGATTTATCACCCTTATAGAGCTCGGTATAAATTTGCCCATCCTTTAAAAACAGTACACGTGAACAGAAGCTCGCTGCCACAGCATCATGTGTCACCATCATAATCGTTGCCTGTTTTGCTTTGTTAATTTTTGATAGATTATCAAGTAATGCTGTTGCTGATTTTGAATCGAGCGCTCCTGTAGGCTCATCGGCAAATACTAATGATGGATTTGAAATCAGTGCACGCGCAGCTGACGTTCGCTGCTTTTGACCACCTGAAATTTCATTTGGATATTTCGTTAAAATATCTTCAATTCCTAAAACTTTCACAAGTTCCTGTAAGCGATGTTCCGCTGCTGCTCTTGGGATTGAGCTAAGTGATAACGGTAATAGGATATTTTCTTTTACTGTTAGTGTATCTAATAAATTATAATCCTGAAAAATAAAGCCCAACTCGTCACGGCGGAACTTTGCTAAGGCACGCTCTTTCATACCTTGTAATTTTTGTCCGTTAATTTCAACGAGCCCGTCTGTTACTTGGTCAATCGAGCATAAAACGTTTAATAATGTCGTTTTCCCTGAGCCCGACGAACCCATAATCCCGACAAACTCGCCCTTTTCCACTTCTAAATCAATACCCTTTAATACTTCTTGCGCAAGTGTACGCTTGCCATATGTTTTTCGAACTTTACGTGCAATTAAAATACTCATGTTCAATCTCCCTTTCCTCTTGCTCTTGTTAATTCTATTGTACCTATCCAAAGCTATAAAATCGTTTGATTTACATGACAAAAACGCCCGCAAAGTGACGAAGTTGTCACTTAGCCGAGCGTTTTAGAATACTCATTCACTTTTGGGAAACGAATTTTCACCGTAGTACCTACTGCTTCTGTAGATTCAATCATAAGCTTAATATTAAGTGACTCGGCTACTTGCTTTGCTAAATAGAGACCCATGCCCGTCGCTGTACTTGTTTCACGGCCAATTGTTCCGGTATAGGATTTTCGAAATACCCGTGGTAAATCCTCTTTTTTTATCCCGATGCCGTTATCTTGAATACTCAATACGACCTGATCTGCCTCAAACGTTACATATAGAAGTATCTCTCCCCCTACATTGCTATACTTCACCGCATTTGACAGCACTTGACGTACGATAAACCCAAGCCATTTACGATCTGTTATAACGTCGAGTTCAACGTCTTTTATCTCAACAGCAATTTTTTTATCAAAGCACCAGCTACGTAGCGCTTTAATTTCCTGGACAAGCACTTCTTTTAATTGCACAGTTTCCATTCGATTATCCTGTTCAATCGTTATCAGGCGTGTTGCATGAAGTTGCTGGTCGAGCAGTAAATATACGCGTAACCATTCAGCTTCAAGGCGTTCTTTCACATCTACATTATCAATCTGCTCAGTTAGTAGTTGCATCGCTGTCATCGGTGATTTCATTTCATGTACCCAGGCAAGTAGCTCATCTTGACGCTCAAGAAGCATGAGTCTCTGTTCTTGTATTTCCGCTTTTTGCTGTGCGAACGCTAACTCATAAGTGGCCTTTACTGCCTCTACATAGGTGTTCTGCTCTAATTCATACACTTTCATTGTTTTGATGTCTCTCATATAGAGCCAACCTACAAAAGCCAAAACAAGTACAAGCCAAACTAAGTTCATATATAATAGCGATACCGCTTGAAAGCCTTTATCCACGTAGACAATTAAATTAACAAGGAGCTGCAAAACCAACAAAAATAATAGCCAGCTCAGATGCTGCTTTAAAAACAAACGAATCATTCACCCACCGCCATATATCCAAGACCCTTTTTTGTCACAATAACATCCACTAATCCTATATCCTCTAAACGTTGACGTAAACGGTTAACATTTACCGTCAGCGTATTATCATTTACAAAGCGCTCATCGTCCCACAACTTACGCATTAAGTCATCACGCGATACAATTTGTCCCTTAGATTTCACAAGTACCTTTAAAATAAACAATTCATTTTTCGTTAATTCAACTTGCTGATTATTAAACTGCACGAGTGCGCGGTCATAGTTGATTTCTGCATCGCACCACATTTCATGGCCACTTTGCCTCGTCTCCTGATAATTATAGGTACGACGAAGCATCGCCTGGACTTTTGCAATGAGTACTTCCATATGAAACGGCTTTTGCACAAAGTCATCTGCCCCCATTTGCATCGCCATTACCATATCCATTGGGTGATCGCGCGATGATAAAAATAGGATCGGCACATTTGATTTTGCACGAATTTCACGGCACCAATGGAAACCATCAAATGCCGGTAGTTGAATGTCGATTAGTACTAGCTGCGGTGCTTCACGATCAAATGTTGGCATTACTTGCTGAAAACTTTCTGGTCCGACTACTTCAATATTCCATTGTAAAAATCGCTCTTTAATTAATGTGAAAATGGATTCATCGTCTTCAATTAACAATACTTTCATTTTTGCTCACACTCCTTTGTCTCTCATATATAAAATACACTATACTCCAAGCTGGATAAACTTTGCTATAATCGAAACAATACATAGAATGGGGTGAAAACATGGACATTCGCCAAATTGAATATTTTGTAGAAGTCGCCAAGCAACTAAGCTTCACAAAGGCGGCTGTCGCTTTACACGTTTCACAGCCATCGATTAGTAAAGCCATTCAAAACTTTGAAGCCGAACTTGGCGTGCCCCTATTTTACCGGTCGTCCAAGCAACTCGAGCTAACCGATGCGGGCCAAGCCGTACTTATAAATTCGATGCAGGTACTCGAATCCTTTCAAAATTTGCGTTCCGAATTAACGGATTTAATGCAATTAAAAAAAGGGCAAATTCGAATCGGTATTCCGCCAATTGTCGGTGCTGAATTTTTTTCAAAGCTAATTAGTGTTTACAAAGAACAACATCCATATATTGAAATTTTATTAACAGAAGTCGGCACAAAGCGCATTCGCGAAGAAATCGAAACCGGCGAGCTTGATATTGGACTTGTTTGCAGCGTGACATCGACCAATGAAAATTTAGAAACGATTCGCTTTTTAAAAGACCCCTTGCAGCTCATTGTCCATGAAAGCCATCCACTTGCACAAAAGCATGCCATCACAATGGGGGATTTAGCCAATGAAGCGTTTATCATTTACCGCAAGGACTTCATTTTATTTGATCGGATTATTGAAGAATGTAAAAACCATGGCTTTTATCCAACAATCGCTTGTGAAACAACGCAAAAGGATTTATTTATCGAAATGGTACAAGCAAAACTCGGCATTGCCCTCTTACCACAAAAAATTGCCGAAAAAATTCCGTACGATTCCATTAAACGCATCCCGTTCAAAGAGGAAGCCATTCATTTAGAACTCGGCATTACATGGAAGAAAAACAAATACTTACCGTACTCCGTGCGCGAGTTCATTCAGCTTGCACATGAATTTGTATTACAATAAACTCTATCATCTCATACGTAAAAAAGCGCCCCGAAATTGATTTCGGGACGCCTTTTTTACAATTTACTCGCATAATCATTTAATTGTGCAGACATTTCTTGAATTGTTTTTATAACATCTGAAACCTGACTCACTTGTTCTGTTTGGCCGTTCCCAATTGCTGCAACCTTCGCAATGGATTCCGCCATTTTTTTTGTCGCTATATTAATTTGCTCCATTGTTTCACGAATTTGTTGTGTAGCCTCAATTGTCTCTTTAGAGAACTTACGAATTTCCGTTGCTACTACTTCAAACCCTCTCCCCGATTCCCCTGCACGCGCTGCTTCAATCGCAGCATTTAACCCCAGTAAATTCGTTTGATCCGCCATGCGTTTCATGAGAGTTAAAATTTGTGAAGTTTGCGCTACATTTTGTTGCGCTTGTGTGGATTGCTGTAATAATTCGTTAGCCGTCCCTTTTAGCGATGAAGAATGCTCCGTAATTTGTTGAATTTGGGCTGTTGCTTGTGTTAACGATCCCATTATTGTATTAGAAATCGCAATCAGTTCTGACTGTTTACGTACTTGAACAGCAATTCCTCCGATTACTTTCCCTTGCCCGTCATGTAATGGCGTAGCCGTGCCGATAAACTCAAAGCCATAGAAATCTGCTGGTACAGTGGCCTCTAAGCGGCGATTCGTTTCAAGTGCGACTTTTAAAGGTTCCTCACTGTGCAAAGCTTGGCCAACACGAATATGTAAATTTAAATTTTCACCTGGATAATAGGCAATAAATTTCTCCATATCACATATAGCGATCGATAAATCACTAGGAATGGCCTCTTTCAGAATTTTGATATGCGTATTAAATGTTTCAATTGACTCAATTTTATTAAACATATATTTTCTACTTCCTTAATTTTAAGAATAATTTAATTATATCATTCCTTTATTAGAAAAAGTTGGTACCCCACACCAATAATTTAACGTAAAAACACTATTACTAACCTTTTCGGATTAGTAGTAGTGTTTTAGATTATGCATTCACTTTTTGTTTAGCCTTTGCTTCAATACGCTTTTTGTGTAAAATCGGCTCCGTATAACCACTTGGCTGTTCATAGCCTTTAAACACTAATTCACTCGCTGCTTGGAACGCTACTGATTCCTCATAGTTTGCTGACATTGGTGTGTATGTTGGATCGTCGGCGTTTTGTGCGTCTACCACTTTTGCCATACGTGCCAATGTTTCTTCCACTTGCGCCTGTGTACAAATGCCGTGATGTAACCAGTTTGCTACGTGCTGACTCGAAATACGCAGCGTTGCACGGTCTTCCATTAACCCAATATCATTAATATCCGGTACCTTCGAGCAACCAACCCCGTGCTCCACCC
The sequence above is a segment of the Solibacillus sp. FSL H8-0523 genome. Coding sequences within it:
- the rplW gene encoding 50S ribosomal protein L23 encodes the protein MEARDILKRPVITERSSEIMAEKKYTFEVDTRANKTQVKDAVEEIFGVKVEKVNVMNYKGKFKRVGKFGGYTNKRRKAIVKLTADSKEIELFEI
- the rplD gene encoding 50S ribosomal protein L4; amino-acid sequence: MTKVSVLSQTGASVGEIELNDAIFGIEPNEAVLFDAVVAQRASLRQGNHKVKNRSEVAGGGRKPWRQKGTGRARQGSIRSPQWRGGGVVFGPTQRSYAYKLPKKVRRLALKSALSAKVLEQNVVVLDALTFNAPKTKDFKSVLAALEINKKALFVTAEVNENAILSARNIPGVTVLTASGINVLDLLGHDKVVFTQDAVKKVEEVLG
- the rplC gene encoding 50S ribosomal protein L3 gives rise to the protein MTKGILGRKIGMTQVFAENGDLIPVTVIEATPNVVLQKKTVETDGYEAIQVGFEDKRIKLSNKPEQGHVAKANTAPKRFIREFRNLDTTAYEVGQEVNVEIFAEGDVIDVTGVTKGKGFQGVIKRHGQSRGPMSHGSRYHRRPGSMGPVAPNRVFKQKKLPGQMGAVVKTIQNLEIVKVDVERNLLLVKGNVPGSKKALVTVKTAIKSK
- the rpsJ gene encoding 30S ribosomal protein S10, which gives rise to MAKQKIRIRLKAYDHRILDQSAEKIVETAKRSGAGVSGPIPLPTERSVYTILRAVHKYKDSREQFEMRTHKRLIDIVNPTPQTVDALMKLDLPSGVDIEIKL
- a CDS encoding Na+/H+ antiporter NhaC family protein → MNAVLVAVGVMLILSLLRINVVLSLTVGAIVGGLTGGLNITETIKAFTDGLGGGATIALSYALLGGFALAISRTGVPEVLVKAILKLVQHEGDSQRKGAAKALIFVTLLAMAIMSQNLIPVHIAFIPLIVPPMIKLMNMLQIDRRLIVAILTFGLIMPYMFIPAGFGLIYQDIIVTQMGLAGLEVTMGDVPKAMAIVALGMAVGLIGAFIAYRKPRIYQDIEMDASTALDKEVKTRNLVFAAIALVASLAVQIPTDSMIMGSLAGIIILYVTGALKVKEADNVLSDGMRMMAFVGFVMISANGFSAVINATGDVEPLVAGAMDIFGGNVSIAVFVMLVVGLIVTMGIGSSFATIPIIAAIFVPIAIELGLSELAIICLIGTAGVLGDAGSPASDSTLGPTAGLNVDGQHNHIWDTCVPTFIFYNIPQIIFGWLAVVFFL
- a CDS encoding FtsX-like permease family protein, giving the protein MKLSQLVFKSMLKNIRHYYLYFFALIFSVTLYFSFETLQYNPSVIEATTRSGSASAGFGAATYMLYAIVLVFVLYANHLFIRRRSKEIGLYQLIGMTKGLVIRLIVLENIVIFAGSVVIGMGIGLLSSRLFAMILLKVLNFEAVVKMTFRSEAVVSTALMFGLLLVIILIQMAWMVHRTTLLALFNQSKQTDEKVKRFSLLNMVMGVIGLALIAYGYYKSTILFSAESGGDLFTNMLLILATTIGGTFLVFRFSVAFVLNIFRSRKQGHLSLGDVLALTPIMHRMKSNSKSLTLITVMTAFSLAITTLSYISYYSSQATAEQEVPGDYIAVNGNETAFLGALDEQGISYQTEAIHLEQIEIDNADFLPDYLVETMNGQTISTSYVVSLADYTRFYPELVLKNDEIVVTSYNGFSAKFAAIDPGKQMKVFIAGEQSQKVIKAVHEDAILSWRLTSSSPVFVVNDAVFEQIKVANTAANVRVPYIVQTAIQIDETQMNAHQQQIENLYKTTNANLLKEGSKLSSQEAVKQDNLNLFGTTIFVTAFLGLAFLLATGSILYFKQMSEADEEAASYTILRKIGFTEQEVLRGIMLKQLFNFGVPLLIGLLHSYFAVKSGWFMFGTELVTPLVITMSLYIAMYVVFAILTINYYKKIIKQAL
- a CDS encoding ABC transporter ATP-binding protein gives rise to the protein MSILIARKVRKTYGKRTLAQEVLKGIDLEVEKGEFVGIMGSSGSGKTTLLNVLCSIDQVTDGLVEINGQKLQGMKERALAKFRRDELGFIFQDYNLLDTLTVKENILLPLSLSSIPRAAAEHRLQELVKVLGIEDILTKYPNEISGGQKQRTSAARALISNPSLVFADEPTGALDSKSATALLDNLSKINKAKQATIMMVTHDAVAASFCSRVLFLKDGQIYTELYKGDKSRTEFFQQILSTQSVLGGEQSEA
- a CDS encoding sensor histidine kinase: MIRLFLKQHLSWLLFLLVLQLLVNLIVYVDKGFQAVSLLYMNLVWLVLVLAFVGWLYMRDIKTMKVYELEQNTYVEAVKATYELAFAQQKAEIQEQRLMLLERQDELLAWVHEMKSPMTAMQLLTEQIDNVDVKERLEAEWLRVYLLLDQQLHATRLITIEQDNRMETVQLKEVLVQEIKALRSWCFDKKIAVEIKDVELDVITDRKWLGFIVRQVLSNAVKYSNVGGEILLYVTFEADQVVLSIQDNGIGIKKEDLPRVFRKSYTGTIGRETSTATGMGLYLAKQVAESLNIKLMIESTEAVGTTVKIRFPKVNEYSKTLG
- a CDS encoding response regulator transcription factor, translating into MKVLLIEDDESIFTLIKERFLQWNIEVVGPESFQQVMPTFDREAPQLVLIDIQLPAFDGFHWCREIRAKSNVPILFLSSRDHPMDMVMAMQMGADDFVQKPFHMEVLIAKVQAMLRRTYNYQETRQSGHEMWCDAEINYDRALVQFNNQQVELTKNELFILKVLVKSKGQIVSRDDLMRKLWDDERFVNDNTLTVNVNRLRQRLEDIGLVDVIVTKKGLGYMAVGE
- a CDS encoding LysR family transcriptional regulator, with product MDIRQIEYFVEVAKQLSFTKAAVALHVSQPSISKAIQNFEAELGVPLFYRSSKQLELTDAGQAVLINSMQVLESFQNLRSELTDLMQLKKGQIRIGIPPIVGAEFFSKLISVYKEQHPYIEILLTEVGTKRIREEIETGELDIGLVCSVTSTNENLETIRFLKDPLQLIVHESHPLAQKHAITMGDLANEAFIIYRKDFILFDRIIEECKNHGFYPTIACETTQKDLFIEMVQAKLGIALLPQKIAEKIPYDSIKRIPFKEEAIHLELGITWKKNKYLPYSVREFIQLAHEFVLQ
- a CDS encoding methyl-accepting chemotaxis protein; protein product: MFNKIESIETFNTHIKILKEAIPSDLSIAICDMEKFIAYYPGENLNLHIRVGQALHSEEPLKVALETNRRLEATVPADFYGFEFIGTATPLHDGQGKVIGGIAVQVRKQSELIAISNTIMGSLTQATAQIQQITEHSSSLKGTANELLQQSTQAQQNVAQTSQILTLMKRMADQTNLLGLNAAIEAARAGESGRGFEVVATEIRKFSKETIEATQQIRETMEQINIATKKMAESIAKVAAIGNGQTEQVSQVSDVIKTIQEMSAQLNDYASKL